Proteins encoded by one window of Clostridium cagae:
- a CDS encoding acetate--CoA ligase family protein — protein sequence MKVEFARDYVVNNLKYALNPKSIAVVGASRYDTKVGYKVIQGLNNWGYKGKIYPVNPRADYVCNLKAYKRVIDIPDEIDLVFIAVPAHIVKMILKQCVEKKVKIVVIATSAFKEIGRGELQNELTQYCRDNELPLIGPNLVGMGSPYLNFNCGFIPYLPIKGPVAMISQSGANLLAALGTSQSDHFGMSFFVGLGNKADVDFCEFISYAGIDENTKCLSVYIEGLDSPEAFIDVCKKFNHKKPIVTIKVGGSKIGVKAAFAHTASENEGTDDAYYDKIFEEAGAIRATTWQEFLDVSLALGSQPSLKGENVVMITNGGGSGLLSCDHFERCGMPLKELKEISPGLGERIKAYMPMFGSPLNPVDISGTASPIQYKGAFTQAMRDPNVHGVLGSICPTAVTDVDAVVNIVIELHETYKHLNKPFIMECQGGEECHRAIMKLRDNGIPAYPTAEQSVNAMLALWKYGKIKGDI from the coding sequence ATGAAGGTTGAATTTGCTCGTGATTATGTAGTTAATAACTTAAAGTATGCGTTGAATCCTAAATCAATAGCTGTTGTAGGTGCTAGTAGATATGATACTAAAGTTGGATATAAGGTAATTCAAGGACTAAATAATTGGGGATATAAAGGAAAAATATATCCAGTAAATCCTAGAGCTGATTATGTATGTAACTTAAAAGCTTATAAGAGAGTAATTGATATTCCAGATGAAATAGATTTAGTTTTTATAGCAGTTCCAGCTCATATTGTAAAAATGATACTTAAACAATGTGTTGAGAAGAAAGTTAAAATAGTTGTTATAGCAACTAGTGCATTTAAGGAAATTGGAAGAGGGGAGCTTCAAAATGAATTAACTCAATATTGTAGAGATAATGAACTTCCATTGATAGGTCCAAATCTTGTTGGAATGGGAAGTCCGTATTTAAATTTTAATTGTGGATTTATACCGTACTTACCAATCAAGGGGCCAGTGGCTATGATTTCACAATCAGGTGCTAACCTTTTAGCAGCACTTGGAACTTCTCAAAGTGATCACTTTGGAATGAGCTTCTTTGTTGGTCTTGGTAATAAAGCTGATGTAGATTTTTGTGAATTTATAAGTTATGCAGGAATAGATGAAAATACTAAATGTTTATCAGTATATATTGAAGGATTAGATAGTCCAGAAGCATTTATAGATGTATGTAAGAAGTTTAATCATAAAAAACCAATAGTTACAATAAAAGTTGGTGGATCTAAGATAGGAGTTAAAGCAGCTTTTGCACATACTGCATCTGAAAATGAAGGAACTGATGATGCATATTATGATAAAATATTTGAAGAAGCAGGCGCAATAAGGGCAACAACATGGCAAGAATTTTTAGATGTGTCTTTAGCACTTGGAAGTCAGCCTTCATTAAAAGGTGAAAACGTTGTTATGATAACTAATGGGGGAGGATCAGGATTATTAAGTTGTGACCACTTTGAAAGATGTGGGATGCCACTTAAAGAATTAAAGGAAATATCACCAGGACTTGGAGAAAGAATTAAGGCTTATATGCCTATGTTTGGATCACCATTAAATCCAGTAGATATTTCAGGAACAGCATCTCCAATACAATATAAAGGTGCATTTACACAAGCTATGAGGGATCCAAATGTTCATGGTGTTTTAGGCTCAATTTGTCCAACAGCAGTAACAGATGTTGATGCTGTAGTTAATATTGTAATTGAACTTCATGAGACATATAAGCATTTAAATAAACCATTTATTATGGAATGTCAAGGTGGAGAAGAGTGTCATAGAGCAATAATGAAATTAAGGGATAATGGTATACCAGCATATCCAACAGCAGAACAATCAGTAAATGCTATGTTGGCATTATGGAAATATGGAAAAATTAAAGGGGATATTTAA
- a CDS encoding FAD-dependent oxidoreductase: MKSVWSESCKFRKREVLNKDIKTDILIIGAGISGILTAYMLKQNGKDVVLIDADEIASGNTKNTTAKITSQHDLIYHKLISEFGEERARQYAKANEFAIKRYKEIIEERKIECDFEEKSAYVYSLNEINNLKEEVEASNRLGINSEFVEKANLPFEIKGAVKFNNQAQFNPLKFLKGISKELIIYENTRALEIKENLVITNRGNITANNIVVATHYPIINVPGYYFMKMHQERSYVIALENVNDIDGMYIDADKDGYSFRTYKGLLLLGGIKQRTGENENGGSYDELRKVAKELYPKSKEKYHWSAQDCMTMDGVPYIGQYSDETPNIYVATGFNKWGMTSSMVSAMIISDMILGKENDFSEIFSPKRFDLSLSINNIAKDISETAKNFIAQKIYIPSSTIEHIKNGHAGIVEYNGDKVGVYKNNEGKEFIVSTKCAHLGCQLQWNADELTWDCPCHGSRFDYKGRLLGSPATRGLVDD, encoded by the coding sequence ATGAAATCAGTATGGAGTGAAAGTTGTAAATTTAGAAAAAGAGAAGTCTTAAATAAAGATATAAAAACTGATATTTTAATTATTGGAGCAGGAATATCAGGAATACTAACAGCATATATGTTAAAGCAAAATGGTAAAGATGTAGTTTTAATTGATGCAGATGAAATAGCAAGCGGAAATACAAAAAATACTACTGCAAAGATAACATCTCAACATGATTTAATTTACCATAAATTAATATCTGAATTTGGAGAAGAAAGGGCTAGGCAATATGCAAAGGCAAATGAATTTGCTATAAAAAGGTATAAGGAAATTATTGAAGAAAGAAAAATAGAATGTGACTTTGAAGAGAAATCAGCATATGTATATTCTCTAAATGAAATAAATAATCTTAAAGAAGAGGTAGAAGCGTCTAATAGGTTAGGAATTAACTCAGAGTTTGTAGAAAAAGCTAATCTTCCTTTTGAAATTAAAGGAGCTGTTAAATTTAATAATCAAGCACAATTTAATCCACTTAAATTTTTAAAAGGTATTTCAAAAGAGTTAATTATCTATGAAAATACTAGGGCATTGGAAATTAAAGAGAATTTGGTAATTACAAATAGAGGAAATATAACTGCAAATAATATAGTGGTAGCAACACATTATCCAATAATAAATGTTCCAGGATATTATTTTATGAAAATGCACCAAGAAAGATCCTATGTTATAGCATTAGAAAATGTAAATGATATTGATGGTATGTATATAGATGCAGATAAAGATGGATATTCTTTTAGAACGTATAAAGGCTTGCTATTATTAGGAGGTATAAAACAAAGAACAGGAGAAAATGAAAATGGTGGAAGCTATGATGAGTTAAGAAAAGTTGCAAAAGAATTATACCCAAAGTCAAAAGAAAAGTATCATTGGTCAGCTCAGGATTGTATGACTATGGATGGGGTACCTTACATAGGTCAATATTCTGATGAAACTCCTAATATATATGTTGCCACAGGATTTAATAAATGGGGAATGACAAGTTCTATGGTATCAGCTATGATAATATCAGATATGATATTAGGAAAAGAAAATGATTTTTCAGAAATATTTTCTCCCAAAAGATTTGATTTATCATTATCAATAAATAATATTGCTAAAGATATAAGCGAAACAGCTAAGAACTTTATTGCACAAAAAATATATATTCCAAGCAGCACTATAGAACATATTAAAAATGGGCATGCTGGAATTGTTGAATATAATGGAGATAAGGTCGGAGTTTACAAAAATAATGAAGGAAAAGAATTTATTGTATCAACAAAATGTGCTCACTTAGGATGTCAACTTCAGTGGAATGCAGATGAATTAACATGGGATTGTCCATGTCATGGATCAAGATTTGATTATAAAGGACGATTATTAGGAAGTCCTGCAACTAGAGGACTTGTAGATGATTAA
- a CDS encoding Lrp/AsnC family transcriptional regulator — protein sequence MSDKNYELGTEERQGWMDNYFFRPRGIGFTENGTVPLDSAEMSAYNIAKSCYQIYPEVFNLNYISEVTKVEKEEIKKRIRRMYDEHLIMFVMNPATQVYGWGLYYWVVKLKEGTTKEQKAVLSKWFQDKDDICTGYETDGEFDFFNGNHMRVLDNLLSDVIAPWKENEYVDYVHLCPIRRDVRESNVNMWDVKGDGYRKHVWGKDQIKKLFEVQDKIDEIDFAIIDAINSTESISDMLDYDVLAQLSGLDSETMKKDLIKIVDEKRIILPMIYLNFRALGLSMKMYLIRLFQIIPSARKAEIVDELSEIPELNNVLEFSDSLYDIMVTAYNELTDLDKIRDILDGYGEIEEIKEADTKRQYRRWVCRLDDENGYWEECVFTDDFLQDRAQYNTVRCCNSVREGK from the coding sequence ATGTCAGATAAAAATTATGAATTGGGCACTGAAGAGAGACAAGGTTGGATGGATAATTACTTTTTTAGACCTAGAGGAATTGGATTTACTGAAAATGGCACTGTACCTTTAGATAGTGCAGAAATGAGTGCTTATAATATTGCTAAGTCATGCTATCAAATATATCCTGAAGTTTTTAATTTAAATTATATTTCAGAAGTAACTAAAGTAGAGAAAGAAGAAATAAAAAAGAGAATTAGAAGAATGTATGATGAGCATTTGATTATGTTTGTTATGAATCCAGCTACTCAAGTTTATGGGTGGGGGCTTTATTATTGGGTAGTTAAACTAAAAGAAGGCACTACTAAGGAACAAAAAGCAGTTCTTTCTAAATGGTTCCAAGACAAAGATGACATATGTACAGGTTATGAAACAGATGGTGAATTTGACTTCTTTAATGGAAATCATATGAGAGTTTTGGATAATTTATTAAGTGATGTAATAGCTCCATGGAAAGAAAATGAATATGTTGACTACGTACATTTATGTCCTATAAGAAGAGATGTAAGAGAATCAAATGTGAATATGTGGGATGTTAAAGGTGATGGGTATAGAAAACATGTATGGGGAAAAGATCAGATAAAAAAATTATTTGAAGTTCAAGATAAAATAGATGAAATAGATTTTGCAATAATAGATGCTATAAATAGTACAGAATCAATTAGTGATATGTTAGATTATGATGTTTTAGCACAGTTATCAGGATTAGATAGTGAAACTATGAAAAAAGATTTGATTAAAATAGTTGATGAGAAAAGAATAATACTTCCAATGATTTATTTAAACTTTAGAGCTTTAGGCTTAAGCATGAAGATGTATTTGATAAGATTATTCCAAATAATACCTAGTGCTAGAAAGGCTGAAATTGTTGATGAATTATCAGAAATACCAGAATTAAATAATGTATTAGAATTTAGCGATTCTTTATATGACATAATGGTTACTGCTTATAATGAATTAACTGATTTAGATAAAATAAGAGATATATTAGATGGTTATGGAGAGATTGAAGAAATTAAAGAAGCTGATACTAAAAGGCAATATAGAAGATGGGTATGTCGTTTAGATGATGAAAATGGATATTGGGAAGAATGTGTATTTACAGATGATTTCCTTCAAGATAGAGCACAATATAATACGGTAAGATGCTGTAATAGTGTAAGGGAGGGAAAATAA
- the purD gene encoding phosphoribosylamine--glycine ligase: MKLLLIGSGGREHALAWKLGKSQKVEKIFVAPGNGGTATHDKCENINITDTDKLIAFAKKEAIDITIVGPEDPLTEGIVDEFKKENLKIFGPAKDGAMLEGSKSFSKDFMKKYGVKTAEYATFTSVNEALEYLENCTYPTVVKADGLAAGKGVIICENKEEAIEAVNTCMVDDAFNGAGQKIVIEEFLEGVEASILSITDGKTIIPFLSAKDHKQIFDDGKGPNTGGMGVLAPNPYVTEEVLSDFKENIMNKTLVGIKEEGFDFKGIIFFGLMITKKGTYLLEYNVRMGDPETQSVLYLMESDLLEVIEAALNEELDKAQIKWNKGICINVVLASNGYPNKFNKGYEINIDEKVKDKVFLAGAKYEDGILKTSGGRVLSVIGCGENVEEARKEAYSNINKVTFKGAYCRKDIGIYK; this comes from the coding sequence ATGAAGCTACTTTTAATTGGATCTGGTGGAAGAGAACATGCTTTAGCTTGGAAACTTGGAAAGAGTCAAAAGGTTGAAAAAATATTTGTAGCACCAGGCAATGGTGGTACTGCAACTCATGATAAATGTGAAAATATAAATATAACTGATACAGATAAATTAATAGCTTTTGCTAAAAAAGAAGCAATTGATATAACAATAGTTGGACCAGAAGATCCATTGACTGAAGGAATAGTTGATGAATTTAAGAAAGAAAACTTAAAGATTTTTGGGCCAGCAAAAGATGGAGCAATGCTTGAAGGTAGCAAAAGTTTTTCAAAAGATTTTATGAAAAAGTATGGTGTAAAAACAGCAGAATACGCTACATTCACGAGTGTTAATGAAGCATTAGAATATTTAGAAAACTGTACTTATCCAACTGTTGTAAAAGCAGATGGCCTTGCAGCAGGAAAAGGTGTTATAATCTGTGAAAATAAAGAAGAAGCAATAGAAGCTGTTAATACATGTATGGTTGATGATGCATTTAATGGTGCAGGGCAAAAGATTGTTATTGAAGAATTTTTAGAAGGCGTTGAGGCTTCTATACTTTCAATAACTGATGGGAAAACTATAATTCCATTTTTATCAGCTAAAGATCATAAGCAAATATTTGATGATGGAAAAGGACCTAATACTGGCGGAATGGGAGTTTTAGCACCTAATCCTTATGTGACAGAAGAAGTTTTATCAGATTTTAAAGAAAACATAATGAATAAAACATTAGTTGGAATAAAAGAAGAAGGCTTTGACTTTAAGGGAATTATATTCTTTGGTCTTATGATAACTAAAAAAGGAACATATCTTTTAGAATATAATGTTAGAATGGGTGATCCAGAAACTCAATCAGTTCTTTATTTAATGGAAAGTGATCTTTTAGAAGTAATTGAAGCAGCATTAAATGAAGAGTTAGATAAAGCTCAGATTAAGTGGAATAAAGGCATATGTATAAATGTAGTTTTAGCGTCTAATGGATATCCTAATAAATTCAATAAAGGGTATGAAATAAATATAGATGAAAAAGTTAAGGATAAGGTATTCTTAGCTGGAGCAAAATACGAAGATGGAATCTTAAAGACAAGTGGTGGCAGAGTTTTATCAGTTATAGGATGCGGAGAAAATGTTGAAGAAGCCAGAAAAGAAGCATATTCTAATATTAATAAAGTTACATTTAAAGGGGCTTATTGTAGAAAAGATATAGGAATTTATAAGTAA